A region from the Triticum aestivum cultivar Chinese Spring chromosome 3D, IWGSC CS RefSeq v2.1, whole genome shotgun sequence genome encodes:
- the LOC123075443 gene encoding E3 ubiquitin-protein ligase Os03g0188200-like: protein MAASGKRSLAAVILAAIASCAAAQTPGGPGSHKNSMTFSDVMAILFFMAFFFPVFVVLLAFACLRLFRPPDEPPAGDDSSSDRSLHKEGLNAAEIAALPLVSYRDVKQHRIGASGVDPLECAVCLLEFGDDDSLRLLPACPHAFHPECISLWLAKHVTCPLCRASVLDPPVLDPEELMQPPSPEETPAPHESPRRLADHDTVVVLIEDPGCNEEEDERTRVLARRMRCEAAGRQALPRSNSTGHERAGGTEHFALRLPEHVRLEILMSHRLRHVTSAVASVRVREGSAHDPSAGGNSVRSAVARLLSLFAPGDGRKGDDEEKSGGSSRRRRDDSARGAGEDKLRNG, encoded by the coding sequence ATGGCCGCCTCCGGCAAGCGTTCCTTGGCCGCCGTCATACTCGCGGCGATCGCTTCCTGTGCGGCTGCGCAGACGCCAGGAGGCCCGGGATCTCACAAGAACTCGATGACTTTCTCCGACGTCATGGCCATCTTGTTCTTCATGGCCTTCTTCTTCCCCGtcttcgtcgtcctcctcgcgtTCGCCTGCCTCCGCCTGTTCCGGCCGCCGGACGAGCCCCCGGCCGGCGACGACTCGTCGTCGGACCGGTCGCTCCACAAGGAGGGACTGAACGCCGCGGAGATCGCGGCGCTGCCGCTGGTGTCCTATCGCGACGTCAAGCAGCACCGAATCGGCGCCAGCGGGGTCGACCCGCTGGAGTGCGCGGTCTGCCTCCTGGAGTTCGGCGACGACGACAGCCTCCGCCTCCTGCCGGCGTGCCCGCACGCGTTCCACCCGGAGTGCATCAGCCTCTGGCTGGCGAAGCACGTCACGTGCCCGCTCTGCCGCGCCAGCGTCCTCGACCCGCCAGTCCTTGACCCCGAGGAGCTGATGCAGCCTCCGTCGCCGGAGGAGACGCCGGCGCCGCACGAATCGCCGCGCCGGCTCGCGGATCACGACACGGTGGTGGTGCTAATCGAGGACCCCGGCTgcaacgaggaggaggacgagaggacaagGGTCCTTGCGAGGAGGATGCGGTGCGAGGCCGCCGGGCGTCAGGCGCTGCCGCGGTCGAACTCGACGGGGCACGAGCGCGCCGGCGGGACGGAGCACTTCGCGCTGCGGCTGCCGGAGCACGTTCGGCTCGAGATCCTGATGTCGCACAGGCTGAGGCACGTGACGAGCGCGGTCGCGTCCGTGCGCGTGAGGGAAGGGAGCGCCCATGACCCAAGCGCCGGCGGCAATTCAGTGCGGAGCGCCGTGGCGAGGCTGCTCTCACTTTTCGCGCCCGGGGACGGGCGGAAGGGAGACGACGAGGAGAAGTCCGGGGGCTCGTCTCGCCGGCGGCGCGATGACTCTGCCCGGGGGGCAGGAGAAGACAAGCTGAGAAACGGTTGA